The following DNA comes from Halarsenatibacter silvermanii.
GCCTGCCCGCCGTCATAACATCGTAGGCATCCACGATGGAGATTATTCTTGATAAAAGAGGTATTTCATCACCTTTTAAACCTTTTGGATAACCGCTGCCGTTCCAGTATTCGTGATGATAAAGGATTGCCTGGGCAACTGGTGCAAACTCCTCGGTTGCCGAAGCTATTTTATAGCCCCTTTCAGGATGTTCTGTTATTATCTGCCATTCCTCCTCTGTTAAATCACCTTTTTTGGTTAAAATATTTTCGGAAATTGTAACCTTACCTATATCA
Coding sequences within:
- a CDS encoding HD-GYP domain-containing protein; amino-acid sequence: DIGKVTISENILTKKGDLTEEEWQIITEHPERGYKIASATEEFAPVAQAILYHHEYWNGSGYPKGLKGDEIPLLSRIISIVDAYDVMTAGRPYKDAMSEEEALEEIEECAGGQFDPELAEIFVEVMKNAEGNK